The genomic window GGTATACTCAACAGAGAAACTATACTATGCCTCCTTATAACCACAACTCAAGTTCCTTATTAGTATAATAACTAAAGTATACTTAGTTACAAATGATGACCAAGAATTCAACTAACCATctaaattattatcttaaaaCCATTAGGCTAACCAAATGTAGGGAcatcaaagacaaaaacagcttgtttaaaggaaaaaataatatagtatattctaaacataatcaaacatacaaatataataataatcaacTATCAATTTCTctaaaaagataaatgaaaCTGTACACACGACCAAATCTTTTTGCATtagacaaaaccaaaagaaaaatctttttttgcaTAGTCAAGAATCAACGAAGAAAAGACACTTTGTTAAACGCATAAATCATCATGAATTTGGACCAACATAAATACTTTAAGACTTTcatttgttaatattttccTCAATATACACAATTaagcaaaacaagaacatgataaacaaatttaagatataagaaaactcaaattttaGTTGTTCAACCACAGATGCTTCTTGcatttaacaaaaatgaacatGCAGCTCAAAAATATCTCACCTACTATGAACTATGATCATCAATCGCAATAAACAAAACGttgaaatctcaaataaaatttcgaagaagcaaaaagatgATCAAACATAGAGGATATCGAAGTAGAAGATTACAATTTGCTTACCCATTTTTCTTGTGACAGACCAGAGAATATGTAACCgctccttcttttttttgttctctctctctcttctgcgtgtgttgtgttgttgtgAGAATGATGATACTATTGTCATTTATGTTGGGGTGTGCCTTTTATACCATCGCCTTCCTCGTCGGTGCTAACGCCGTTACTTGACACCGTCTATAATTATAGTGCTCCACAAATGAATTATGTTTACTggatattaatttttatagacttactactatttttatttatcaattatagGTTGGTTTAATGGTTTGgttaataaaacaagaaatagcatacttgttgttgttgtctttcaATGATTGTTGAACTATTTTGATTAGCAAACTCCAATTATAACATACCAGTAAATGTTACCCTTTTtaactacatttttttttcttttatagtcGAAAGTAAGATTATGCTTATTTTCAAAGTGTGTGAAATTCGGATAAGTTTTCTAAGGAAAAAATTAAGTGTTCTTATTAGTTTTATAGCATGGTCAATAATGATTGAAATCGTAGAAGATAACTTCGTGTTTTGATCCTCCAACCTTGGCgtaaatctttttatcatTAGATCACACCATAATTTGGTTTTCAATCGATTacatcaaaccctaaaacattTGTATTCAATGCATAATATTAGttaatacatacatatactcCGGTTAATCTTATCCTTTACTCGTAAACCAAAGTTTCTAAGATGAAACTAGCGTCACTATACCACATAAatcatttgaattttgagaGGTAAAATGTAATTTATAATCTATTAAGTCTTCACCAACATCAGGATATATAACAAACTCACTAAACTACAACAATTTGGTTTCTAATCGTAATATTATAATAGCTTTCAGGCTAGTGTGGGGCAAGCTTTTTTTCCTGCAATTATGCAaaacttctttatatatatgattaagtGTGAATTGTGAACTATATTGAATATAATCAGACAATCATTATGCAAGCACAAAGGGACAAGATATCAAACTATTATTTCCAAACTCCAATTTAAATTTGGCTTTAACTATAGTATTTCTGTCCAATTAGTCAAAATACATctgttatattttgtttatatatacactccatacaaaaaaaatatatacatatatcaaaatttacaatCTACTGACTACAATCATTACAAAACACACATGAATTACAACATAGTTCAACAATCATCATTTAACCAACcaataaactaaaaacatttcaacataaatgatttttattggtttagaAACGTGATTTTGTGGACTTTTTAGCAAGGaatcaataaataaactaaaaaaataagagaaaataaaataaaaataaagtgatTATAGAAAAGACATGACATCCTTATTGGCATAGCATCCAATCTTATTAATTGCtcattgattttgattatccCACACCTAAACTCTTATTGAAAAACACATTGCACCACCCTggtttgatatttaatttttaagataAGCATCTCTcattatgttaaattatacCTGATATGCCCTTGTTGTAAGTAAGAGTCGAAATCGAATCGGTGATAGGTTCAAGGGTAAAATAGGGGATTTAGAAAAGAAGACGTGGGATGATTGAGCTGTGTGTGATAGAGGTTATGCGCTGAGTGGAGTAAAAGAAAGACTATCCAACGAATAAGTGGGTCGGTCCCATTTGTCTATAAGAGTATAgccaaacaataataattctCCAAAAATGGTtacagaaaaacaataattaatttcacaaatatataataatattttatattttgggaGATGTATATAGACGTCGTAGTTAGCTAAAGTGAATTAACAAATAGGGTTTGACGttttctaatatttgtttttgtttaattgataTTTCTTTCATCCGTGTATTAAAAATGATCACAACAACGAatctttttacaaaatttcCGAGCACAAATGAAACCTGATTTtgtatcaaattatttttggaaacatgattttctttcaaaatattttacaaaccaaaaagacaaCTAGAAGTCTGAAGTCTTTAGCGACAAATACATTTGTTAATTAAGATTCTGTGACATCATTAATAGTTTAACATGTACCTTATAATAGTAACCAGTTATTTTCTTATGCTCgaacaatcaaaataaatttgtcaatttgccaaaaaaaaaatcaacattacaataagataaatttaaatatgaaaatcaaCTTAAAACATGTTAATGTTTATATGCATATTTCACTAAAGTTAAATCTAAAATAGTATATTTACAGTGATGATGAACACGATTTAATAATTATACGATATCCAGATAATGTAGACTAAGTAAAGAAATGAAGTGAGCACaattgtaattttaaatttaacatgTGAATAAATTGTACAAAAAACATCTATTGATTAATATTCGATAAATTAGTaatcactataaattaataaaaaaatttggtttctaGTCAAGtgaatataatatttaacattatttgataaaataaataaagtaataatttattcaaaaatccTATAGAAATATATGGTTTCATTAGTATCATAAACTAAGAATTGTATAAACTTATTAATATCaatatatgtaagaaaatttagtaaaatatgattttagtattgtttggttttttacGCAGAgttcaattatattattttactacatcaattttttttgtattgttttgcAGAGTTTAGTTATATGAATTGTATCCTCATCCTGTGTGAAAACTCTAGAAATTGTGTAACCACATCCTTCAGCTTTCTCCTCAATTGATCCGTTCAAATTATGTATTAATGATGTAGCTGCTTTAATTGAAGTCCTAACAATCTACACCCCAAATTCTCAATGATATGTTTGGGATTGTAGTTGGGGATGGACGAAGGCCAACCCGCTGCTCCAATCATAGCACTACGAATGGTGGAAATGTCAAGAATAAACCACTCGGGCTCAATATCGTCCACATTCTCATTAAGATAACTTAATAGGTCGTCATCGTCTTTAAGAAACAAGACTCTAGTTATTGATGAGCGACTGTTAATTTATAGAagttttacttattttaattttacattatacataaaaaaaatcacgtcATTGTATAAAATCCACTAAGGCGCGACCTGAataaactttagaaaaaatttcaaatccGTATAACTGCATTTCGTCTCATTCACAGTTGCATGAACTCTTATCATACGATTGTGCCATGCCATATTAACATCGTTTATCATCCAACAATAGTGGTGGAGTTACTTTCTTATTGAGTTCAATAtactaaaaaggaaaacacataatataattttttcttttaaaaggcatttttattattatatgtatattattagaaaaaagtatgattaaaaaaattaaaaagaaatgtaagTAACAACATTTAacggattttttatttattaaagatAAGCTTCGGTTAGGatacaaaatacaaagatttGCCAAACTAATTTAGATATTCTTCAATCTTTTGATGAGCTTCAAAGTaataattactaattaatttaCTGAATGAAAACagtaatttgttaatttttaattacttgtgataaaaaaataaaaaaaaattaataattacttAAATTGTCTATATGTAAtgggagttttttttttttaacaacttcTTTTAAGTAAAAtcactaaatatattttaaaaaaaacaataccgAAGCTGACTCAGCATCCACGtaagcaaaaccaaaacaaattatagaCATTATTATGATCGGAGTTGACTCAAAATCTTCGTCGACGACTTTTATCGAAACAATGGTTGAATCGGAGAAAACGAAACACACTTGTCTCCGTCTCGAAATCTCCGGCGCCGATCCAATTTTCGTCAAAGGCACTTGGCATAATTCTCGTTTCGATATCTCCGTCACCGATGGTTCCTCCTCTTGGATTTGCaatggtaaacaaaaaaaccctaaattcacACTATCACTTAGCCTCTAGCGTTTTTCGAatctgatttttattttggttttgctcGAAATTGAAGCGACGGAGGAGGAAGTGGCGGAGAGAGCAGCACAATGGGACCAGCCTGTGTCAGAGTATTTAAAGCTCGCCGAGCAATACTTAGGGTTTCAACAACCTAATTCGGTCTATAGTTTCTCCGATGCTCTAGAGGGATCTAAACGGGTCAGTGATCTTCTTATTGGATCATTCGTTAGTGTTTTGAAGTAAGCCTGAGATTTTtggatgttgttgttgtctttgattgtgttttggttaaagCTCTCTTGGACGTTTGAGAAGGAAGGGACTAAACTTGAGTGGAGGTGGAAATGTAAACCATCAGATGATAGCAAGAAGATCACTGTTGGGatcttggattttcttatggAGGCTAACATAAGGCTAAGTGTATGACTCTTATACTGTACGTTCTGAATTGTGAGGATTTGTTGTGATGTTtgagaatgatgatgaattaGAGCTTAAGTTCTTTGATCTATGCTTTGTTAGAAATGGCaatttgatttgtgtttggaAGATATGTGTCAATCTCTCAATACTTTAGTGTTTACACAGGAAGAAGTGGTGAACAAGACGAGATCTTTtgagaagatgagaagtgaagctGAGAGATGTCTAGCGCAAGGTGAAAAACTCTGTGacgaaaaaacagagtttgagAGTGCAACTTATGCAAAGGTATGAATTATTCGATCACCTTGGTTACTCTGCTTAATATCCACATCGTGGTTTGTTCTTGCTTAAACTAGAGTCATTGGTTTTTATGATCTGTTagttacttcttttttttgtcaatgcagtttctttctgttttaaatGCAAAGAAGGCAAAACTGAGAGCACTAAGGGACAAAGAAGATTCAGTGAGAGTAGTTGAGGAGGAAGAGTCGACAGACAAAGCTGAAAGCTTTGAGAGTGGAAGAagtgatgatgagaagagCGAGGAAGAAGCCTCAAAAAAGGCAACAAGCAGCAAAGCCCGTGGCGGGAAGAGAGCTGCACGAAGCTAAGAGATTGCCCTGCCGTGAGATTTTCAGGTCAGAGTTTCCATTCCAAGTTTTGTCAAACTCATAGCTAGGAAAATTGTTTGTCAAACCttctttggtttaaaaaaataatttacaatttgtaTTACTTCTGAAAGTAAATGCAATAACTTAGAGATGGCATGATTGATTGTTAGAAAGCTTCAAGCCCCAAATTGTGATAACTAAGAAACATAGACCATCACACGAACCATATTTTATTACCAAATGGTGAGAAAATAttacaaacataaaattacaaagcaaaagaaaaaaaatcacaaagacaAACACATGACGAGGTAGTTTCTCGACAACAACTTAGATGAATTTTTAGAGGAACTGTGAGAGATAGTGTTAAGAAGTACCTATGGTGGTTTTGCGCTTGTTTCGACAAAATTTCGCCATAAGCCACTTGTGCTTGTATGAAGTGAAAATATGTCCAATCACTAATCCACAAAACACACCAGGTCCAAATGCTATTGCAGCTGCTATCCAGTTCAGAACTGTCTCTTCCGGTTCCAACAAAGGTTCCTCGGGGTGCAGCGATGTAGGTATGGGGACATGGGTTTCTCCACAAATTTGATCGAGTCCATAGAGTCTGGGATTACCCATGAATGAAGAACAATTTTGACTTCCAAACTGTGTGCTTTGTGGCACCAATCCCTCTAGATGGTTGTGGGAGAAGTTGATGTTGGAGAGAAACGAGAGTTTCCCGAGACCTCGAGGAATTTCACCTGACAAGTTGTTTCGCGATAGGTCTAGCGTCTCGAGCTTTGTAATACTAGCCAAAGATGGTGGGATGTTTCCTGTGAATGCATTGCCTGACAAGTTGAGATGAAGCAATTCGCTCAATAGACCAATGGATCTAGGGATATGTCCAGAGAATCGGTTTCCAGAAAAATCTATGACTTTAAAGCCTCCAAAGATTTGTTCGAAATCTGTGTCTACTCCTTTATACACCAAATCAATTGAATCTTGATGATTATCATCTCCCATGTAGTTTGACCCTGGTATAGCtatatttcttttgtaatcAAGTGTGAGCATAGGTCGTTGCCATACCGATGACATTTCAGTCCAGTTGGCAAAATAGTCTTGTGGCAATGATCCAACGAAGTTGTTATTCGATATGTCCATGATCCGCATGCTTGGAAAGCCTAAGTAGGCAGAGGCCTTATAGACTGGACCATAGAATGTATTTGATCGGAGCACAAGAACCGTTAGGTATTGTAGAGATCCCAACCAGACTGGAAACGTGTCTTTGATCTTGTTTCCTCTCACATTAAGATATTCCATCCACTCACAGTTGATGAAAGATTCTGGAAGTTTCCCCACCAAATTGTTGAGGCTGACATCAAGTGATCCCAACATTGAGCCATCCATGCAGAAGTCTGGCATAAATCCACTTAGACTGTTGTTTCGCAGATTTAACATGTAGAAATCAGTGGAATTCTTCAAACATTGTGGAATTGAGCCATTAAGATGGTTGTTGGAAAAAtctaagaaggaaaaaaatctgaaGTTGCAGATCCATTGGGGAATTGGTCCTTGGAGGGAATTTGAGCTAAGATCCCAATCTCTTTCTAATGATTCATCCCCAAGTTCTAGAATTCTGCCGAAACTGTTGAAAGAATTATAAGAAAGATCCACTGAATCTAACTTAGAAGATCTCCATATACATTGAGGTACATGACCTTCAAACTTGTTGTAGGAAAGATCAAGGGAACTGAGGTTGACTAATTTTGATATAGAGCTAGGGACTCGTCCTCCGAAATCGTTGTGGCTAAGATCTAAATGTTCGAGATTGactaatttaaatatagaGCTAGGGACTTGTCCTCCGAAGTTATTATGGCTAAGATATAAACCATCGAGATTGACTAATTTCGATATAGAACTAGGGACTTGTCCTCTAAAATTGTTGTGGCTAAGCTCTAAATGTTCGAGACTAACTAATGTAGATATAGATTTTGGGATTAGCCCATCAAGATTGTTGTAGCTAACATCTAACTCTGTCAACTTAGATGACGAAGTGGTATTCCCAAAATTAATAGGTCCTTCGAATTGGTTTTCACTTAAACAAATATCGACTAACGAAGGAATCATGAGCAAGAATGAGGGAAAAGGTCCAAAAAATGAGTTCTCAGACACCCAAAATCGCTCTAAGTTGTGGAGTTGACTAAGGTCAGCAGAAATCGTGGAGTTGAAGTAATTGGAGGAGAGGTCTACAATGGACAAGCTAGTTAAGTTGGATAATACTATATCCCCACCCGTGAATTGATTTTGACGGAGGTGCAATTCAGAAAGCTTTGTTAAGTTGGCAAATGAAGTAGGAATATTACCTCCGAGAGCATTAACCCAAAGATCTATGTATTCTAGTTGGTTTAGGTTACCTATCGAAACCGGAAATTCACCTACTAATTGattgaaagaaagatcaagataTGTGAGATGAGAAAGATTTCCAATTGAAGAAGGAATCTCTCCTTGGAGATTGCAATGTGAAAGCTCTAGGTGACGAAGATGTCGGAGTTTAAAAAGACTACTGCTAGATTTCAAAGAGGTGTTGGCAATATAGGAAACGAGATTAAGTGATATCACCTCTCCTAATGTAGCATCACATGTGACACCCTCCCAAGAACAACAATCAACGGTCTTGTTCCAAGAAAGTGTTGTTACATGATGGCTCCCGTTGGAATGGATCGGGAACTCTTTTTTTAGCTCCAAAAGAGCATCTCTTTGGTCGCTGCGGCACAAAGACCGTGTGGGAGAAGCGAAAGTGTTTGgtaaggaaagaagaaagaaaaagaaagagatggtAATAATAATACCAAGAAAGCAACGAGATTGGTTTCGAACCATCGCCtctcaattttgttgtttggagacaaagataaattgtttgttgaatGGTAAGTGATGAACATGTTTGCTTACACACTattctttatataaaaaaaattctctgtAAGGAGCTTGACTTGGCAAGTCTTCCATTACATTATTTGTAAGTTAAATCAAGGAGGGAGCTTAGTTTTAGTGCATACCAACCAAAGCTTTAGAAATGTAAAAGCCAAAAAacgcacaaaaaaaataccaaaaggagataaaaacaaagatgtaTGTCCAAGTAATGTCGTGAGGAATGGGTTTGGAATTACTCAGGTCATGTGGTTGACATATTTCTATATGCCGcaacatctttttctttttatcaatatttttgcaagatttttaagtaatattttgtataatctATGAATCAGtttcttatataatataatttatcatATCATTGTTTTGGTCCATTACTCTTAATTTAGAAAgaggtaataataatattaagaaagcAACCAGATTGGTTTCGAACCATCGCCtctcaattttgttgtttggagacaaagataatttgtttgttgaatgGTAAGTGATGAACCTGTCTGCTTACACACTATTATTTATATAGGAACATTCTCTGTAACGAGCTTGACTTGGCCAGACTTCCATTACATGAGCTTGACTTGGCAAGTCTTccattactttattttaagttaaatcaaagaaaaagccACCAATCAAAGTTTTAGGTGTGTGTAAAAGCCAAAAAcacgcaaaaaaaaatataccaaaaGGAGATACTAACAAACAAGTATGTTGAAGTGATGTCGTGATAAATGGGTTTGGAATTATTCAGCTCATGTGGTTGACATCTTTCTTAATGCCGGAAcatctttctgttttcttttttcattttttgtcagcattttttgcaaaacttttaagcaatattttgtagAATTAATGGATCAGTTTCTTATATAATTGATCGtatgtatcattttttttgtccattactcttaaatcatttttcatgtAATGATTTTGACCCTTAAGTTACTCTCAAGTCTCTACAATCCAAAATTTTCACtcgtccttttttttttttgaagaaactttTTAATGCCCACTAAGTTGTATAAGACGAAGCGTCTAAGTAACGTAGATAGAATATCACTGTTCGATCATTCGTAAACCCTCTAGGTTGATGTTAGTTTAACCATGTTCGGTGGTGGAGAGATAAAGAACCTTGATCGTCCATTAACATTTTAGGCTAAatctctttttcaaaaatgcaGGAATACATTTGTAATCCTGGTAGGTGAATCGGTGGAGCTTCTTTCCCTAGACGGGCAGATATATTAGTTCAGCAGCTGGAGAATCTCGGCACTCACCTTAATCCGCGGCTTCAGATTCTTCCTCATCGAACCACCAAGAAAATGATGCCATCTTCATCCTCAAAATGTTGAGACTTGCTTTGTCAATGTTTTTTTGATAGAGCATAAGAATTGTTAGAGTACTGATCAAACTTGCTTATTTGGTATCAATACTCTAAAGAATTGTGTgcttattaattattaatatattggagaaaaagtaaaaaaactgttatagaaaagaagaaaaaacactgAAGTTAGGTTCAGGTTTCCAAATACATAAGGCTCTCAAAATCATCCCAAAGATTTGTCTGTAAATAGCCGCTTTTAGACAATATAGGGCAAAATGACCCTATAACAACCCCTTGTTTAATATGACTCTTCTCCAAATCGTAAATAGCATTCACTAGACTAAAAGGAGAGGCAAACAAATATGTATGTCTAAATAATGTCGTGAGAAGTGGGTTTGGAATTAAGCGGTTATTCCGATCATGTGGTTGAGATAGTGTCACCTACTCGTCtcttttcccattttttttctttgtgagGAAATTTTTGTCAATGCagtttctttctgttttaaatGCAAAGAAGGCAAAACTGAGAGCACTGAGGGACAAAGAAGTTTCAGTGAGAGTAGTTGAGGAGGAAGAGTCGACAGACAAAGCTGAAAGCTTCGAGAGTGGAAGAagtgatgatgagaagagCGAGGAAGAAGCCTCAAAAAAGGCAACAAGCAGCAAAGCCCGTGGCGGGAAGAGAGCTACACGAAGCTAAGAGATTCCCTTGCCGTGAGATTTCAGGTCAGAGTTTCCATTCAGTGTACGTTTTGTGAATCTCATATCTGTGAAAGTATAAAATAGCTAGAATCTTTtacttccttttttatttggtcaaACAAcgatatttattaaaaaccacaaaatagaaaattaaaaatatcaaacactTGACCAACTAGTTACGGGAGTACAAACTTGACGAAACCGTTGAGCTTAACGAGCTATAAACCACAAGTGTTTGTATGAAGTGAAGATGTGTCCGATCACAAATCCACAGAACACACCAGGTCCAAAGGCTATCGCGGCTGCTATCCAGTTCAGCACTGGCTCTTCTAGTTCTGAAGAAGACCCATCATGTTGCTGAGATGTAGGAACAGGAACATGATGGCTTTCTCTACAAATTTCATCGAGGCCATAAAGTCCAGGATTACCCACGAATGAAGAACAATTTTGAGTTCCAAACTGTGTGCTCCGTGGCACGAATCCTTGTAGATGATTGTGGGAGAAGTTGATGTTGGACAGAAACGAGAGGTTCCCGAGACTTCGAGGAATTTCACCTGACAAGTTATTTCGCGATAGGTCTAACGTCTCGAGGTTTGTGATATTTGCCAAGGATGGAGGGATGTTGCCTGTGAATGCATTGCCTGACAAGTTGAGATGAAGCAATTCGCTCAATAGACCAATGGATCTAGGGATATGTCCAGAGAATCGGTTTCCAGAAAAATCTATGACTTTAAAGCCTCGAAAGATCCGATTAAAATCTGTGTCTACTCCTTTGTACGCCAAATCCATCGAATCTGCATGCATATTGAAATTATCCCCCACGTAGTTCGACCTTTGGATAGTTTGAAGTCCCCCATATTGTATTGTTCTTGAAGAAGTGTTTCTTGCGTAGTTCAGTCGATTGATGTCCCACACCGTTGCCATTTCAGTCCAATTGGCAAAATAGTCTTGTGGTAATGACCCAACGAAATCGTTATTAGATATATCAATGATACTCAAGCGTGGAAACCCCAAATAGGTAGTGGAGTTATAGACTGGACCATAGAATGCATTTGATCGGAGCACAAGAACCATTAATGATTTCCGAGAGCCCAACCAAAATGGAAACGTGTCTTTGATCTTGTTTCCTCTCACATTCAAAAATTCCATATCTTGGCAGttcatcaaagattttggAAGCTTCCCCACAAAATTGTTGTAGCTGACATCAAGTGATCGTAACATAGTGCTATCCATGCATAATTCTGGCAGAAACCCACTTAGACTGTTGTTTCGCAGATTTAACGTATTAAAATCAGTAGAATTCTTCAAACATTGAGGAATTGAGCCAGTGAAACGGTTGTCTGacaaatctaagaagaaaacaaatctgaaGTTGCAGATCCATTGGGGAATCGGTCCTTGGAGTGAATTTGAACCAAGATTCAACCCAACTAACTTTGCTCCATTGACAACTTCCACAGATTTGCCCAAGTCGAAGAACGAATTATGAGAAAGATCCACAGATTGCAAGTTAGAAGGTTTCCATATGAAATAAGGTACTTGACCTTCCAACTTGTTGTAGGAAATATCAAGGGAGGTGAGGTTGACTAACTTAGATATAGATCTAGGGGATAGTCCTCTGAAATTGTTGTGGCTAAGGTCTAAAAGTTCGAGATTGACTAATTTAGATAGAGAACTCGGGACTCGTCCTATAAAATTGTTGTGGCTGATATCTAACATTGTAAGCCTAGATGATGAAGACGTATTTCCAAAATCAATCGGTCCCTCAAATTGGTTTTGGCTTAACTGAATCTTGTCTAACGAAGAAATCTTGAGCAAGGAGGCGGGAAAAAGTCCGACAAATGAGTTTTCATTCCCAAAAATTTGCTCCAGGTTGTGGAGTCCACTTAGGTCAGCGGAAAAGAAGGATTTGAAGTGATTGGAGGAGAGGTCTAGAATCGCTAAGCTGGTTAAGTTGGATAATACTATATCACCACCcgtgaaattattttcatGGAGGTCCAATAGAGAAAGCTTGGTTAAGTTGGCAAATGAAGTAGGAATATTACCTCTGAGATGATTACCCCTAAGATCTATGTATTCTAGTTGGTTTAGGTTACCGATTGAAGCAGGAACTTCACCTACTAAGTGATTAGTAGAAAGATCAAGATGTGTGAGGTGGGAAAGATTTTCAATAGAAGAAGGAATCTCCCCTTGGAGATTGCAATTCGAAAGGTCTAAGTGAGTAAGATGTTGCAGTTTAAAAAGAGCACTACTAGATTTCAAAGAGGTGCTAGCAGTACTAAGGAAATAGAGTTTTAGTGATATCACCTCTCCCAAGATAGCATCACACGTGACTCCGCCCCAAGAACAACAGTCAATGCCCTTGTTCCAcggattttgtaaaataacGGAAGGGATCGGGAACTCTTTTTGTAGCTCCAAAAGAGCATCTCTTTGGTCGTGGCGGCACAAAGACTGTGTGGGAGGAGAAGCAAAGGTGTTTGGTAAgggaagaagacaaaagaagaaatagatgGTAATAGTAATACCAAGAAAGCAATAAGATTGGCTTCGAATCATGATAACTTGTGGAAATGAAGACGATTTGTTTGTTCAATTGGTATGTGATAGACATGTCTTGCTTATGCACTTctatttaaataagaaaattctATGTAAGGAGCTTGACTTGGAAAGTCTTCCATGGTAAAcgatgaatatattttttatgtggACAACTTTTAAAAcgtac from Arabidopsis thaliana chromosome 3, partial sequence includes these protein-coding regions:
- the RLP38 gene encoding receptor like protein 38 (receptor like protein 38 (RLP38); FUNCTIONS IN: kinase activity; INVOLVED IN: signal transduction, defense response; LOCATED IN: endomembrane system; CONTAINS InterPro DOMAIN/s: Leucine-rich repeat-containing N-terminal domain, type 2 (InterPro:IPR013210), Leucine-rich repeat (InterPro:IPR001611); BEST Arabidopsis thaliana protein match is: receptor like protein 37 (TAIR:AT3G23110.1); Has 120242 Blast hits to 33265 proteins in 1172 species: Archae - 42; Bacteria - 8485; Metazoa - 29672; Fungi - 1389; Plants - 71311; Viruses - 22; Other Eukaryotes - 9321 (source: NCBI BLink).) encodes the protein MIRSQSYCFLGITITIYFFFCLLPLPNTFASPPTQSLCRHDQRDALLELQKEFPIPSVILQNPWNKGIDCCSWGGVTCDAILGEVISLKLYFLSTASTSLKSSSALFKLQHLTHLDLSNCNLQGEIPSSIENLSHLTHLDLSTNHLVGEVPASIGNLNQLEYIDLRGNHLRGNIPTSFANLTKLSLLDLHENNFTGGDIVLSNLTSLAILDLSSNHFKSFFSADLSGLHNLEQIFGNENSFVGLFPASLLKISSLDKIQLSQNQFEGPIDFGNTSSSSRLTMLDISHNNFIGRVPSSLSKLVNLELLDLSHNNFRGLSPRSISKLVNLTSLDISYNKLEGQVPYFIWKPSNLQSVDLSHNSFFDLGKSVEVVNGAKLVGLNLGSNSLQGPIPQWICNFRFVFFLDLSDNRFTGSIPQCLKNSTDFNTLNLRNNSLSGFLPELCMDSTMLRSLDVSYNNFVGKLPKSLMNCQDMEFLNVRGNKIKDTFPFWLGSRKSLMVLVLRSNAFYGPVYNSTTYLGFPRLSIIDISNNDFVGSLPQDYFANWTEMATVWDINRLNYARNTSSRTIQYGGLQTIQRSNYVGDNFNMHADSMDLAYKGVDTDFNRIFRGFKVIDFSGNRFSGHIPRSIGLLSELLHLNLSGNAFTGNIPPSLANITNLETLDLSRNNLSGEIPRSLGNLSFLSNINFSHNHLQGFVPRSTQFGTQNCSSFVGNPGLYGLDEICRESHHVPVPTSQQHDGSSSELEEPVLNWIAAAIAFGPGVFCGFVIGHIFTSYKHLWFIAR